The following are encoded together in the Tripterygium wilfordii isolate XIE 37 chromosome 3, ASM1340144v1, whole genome shotgun sequence genome:
- the LOC119993519 gene encoding HMG-Y-related protein A-like — protein sequence MATEEVNKPPSLPPYPEMILEAIAVLNENNGSNKTSISKYIESKYGDLPAGHSTLLSHHLNKMKDTGELVFWKNNYMKADPNSPPRRGRGRPPKPKDPLASDAVLTLSRPRGRPPKDPNAPPKPVKPKVATGSGKPRGRPRKMAKPSGSVVGTATITVEMATGTGRPRGRPPKVKPVVNEVSVEN from the exons ATGGCCACTGAAGAAGTAAATAAGCCTCCTTCACTCCCTCCATACCCGGAG ATGATTTTGGAAGCCATTGCAGTGCTCAATGAGAATAACGGATCAAACAAGACATCCATATCAAAGTACATTGAATCAAAGTATGGGGACTTGCCAGCTGGACACTCTACGCTGCTCTCACATCACCTAAATAAAATGAAGGATACAGGGGAGCTTGTATTTTGGAAAAATAACTACATGAAGGCAGACCCCAATTCACCTCCCAGACGTGGTCGTGGCAGGCCTCCCAAGCCCAAGGATCCATTAGCATCGGATGCTGTCCTAACCTTGTCTAGGCCTAGGGGCCGCCCACCAAAGGACCCAAATGCGCCACCAAAACCGGTGAAGCCAAAAGTGGCCACGGGTAGTGGAAAGCCAAGAGGAAGGCCTCGGAAGATGGCGAAGCCAAGTGGAAGCGTGGTTGGTACTGCTACAATCACAGTGGAGATGGCGACAGGGACTGGGAGGCCAAGGGGTCGGCCTCCGAAGGTAAAGCCTGTTGTGAACGAAGTGAGTGTTGAAAATTAG
- the LOC119993509 gene encoding DNA repair protein RAD4-like, translated as MNESDNDKPSSVRKALDKPAERHNSHNKPGLKKQCHVVQPSVSSGVPENGTERDDTDAIHRNGTGIGNTPRNAGMGSAHEIRLEGGDDDDMQDSDWENGSISSLNQRGDCFDDHIKEVTIEFNEAPDSSGQKPVRRASAEDKELAELVHKVHLLCLLARGRIIDNACDDPLIQASLISLLPAKLLKLSEVSKLTVHALSPLMSWFHDNFHVTSSVGRKRSFHSALCLATETRGGTLEEIAALFVALLRGLKFTTRFVSILDVASSKPSIGRYENSSQDACRVRRGIFNSSTVMVDKTRQVPISPARSVNIENDSMCESSSRTSCKSKDGSRGNNTRSKDSSVFIELNNRLVDSSAPEAQSDDSKAFLKEKSQGSKRKGDLEFEMQLEMALAATAAGTTDNSTSSDVKNINCSLSSESSALKRLRRNKNKESPSSSTGISIAVGAGKVGSPLHWAEVFCTGEMSTGKWVHVDAVNAIIDGEQRIEAAAAACKTSLRYVVAFAGRGAKDVTRRYCMQWYKIASQRINSTWWDAVLAPLREVESRETGGVIHVEKNHVDTSDAHRNYLEDMELEIRALTEPLPTNMQAYRNHQLYAVEKWLTKHQILHPKGPILGFCSSHPVYPRDCVQTLRTKQRWLREGLRVKAEEVPAKVLKHSAKLKKVQLSEDDGYGEVDSKGIVELYGKWQLEPLILPHAVNGIVPKNEYGDVEVWSEKCLPPGTVHVRLPRAFSVAKKLGVDYAPAMVGFEFRNGRCIPVFDGIVVCAEFKDAILEAFAGEEERREAEEKKRNEAKAISRWYQLLSSVVTRQRLNNRYGENSSSQMPSNIQKVNMESNSPVGGQHDAHSLDCQNEGRNKRKSSNPSVAVVEDHEHVFWMEEQSSGESNSVSIKRCSCGFSVQVEEL; from the exons ATGAACGAGTCTGACAACGATAAACCATCGTCGG TACGGAAGGCACTTGACAAACCTGCAGAACGCCATAATTCACATAATAAACCGGGGCTGAAGAAACAGTGTCATGTCGTTCAACCAAGTGTTTCTTCTGGTGTG CCGGAGAATGGGACGGAAAGAGATGATACAGATGCTATTCACAGAAATGGGACTGGGATTGGCAACACTCCTCGGAACGCTGGCATGGGAAGTGCTCACGAAATTCGTTTAGAGGGTggggatgatgatgatatgcaAGACTCAGATTGGGAAAATGGTTCAATTTCCAGCCTGAATCAGAGAGGGGATTGTTTTGATGACCACATTAAAGAGGTGACCATTGAATTTAATGAAGCTCCAGATTCTTCTGGACAGAAGCCTGTTCGTCGAGCATCTGCCGAAGATAAG GAGTTGGCTGAGCTTGTGCATAAGGTCCATTTACTTTGCTTACTTGCGAGGGGAAGAATAATTGACAATGCTTGTGATGATCCACTTATCCAG GCTTCCTTAATCTCTTTGCTACCAGCCAAGTTGTTGAAGTTATCGGAGGTCTCAAAACTTACTGTCCATGCTTTATCTCCCCTTATGAGTTGG tTTCATGATAACTTTCATGTTACAAGTTCTGTTGGGAGGAAGAGATCATTTCACTCAGCTTTGTGTCTCGCTACTGAAACTCGTGGAGGAACTTTAGAGGAG ATTGCGGCATTGTTTGTGGCATTATTAAGAGGTTTGAAGTTTACCACTCG GTTTGTGTCCATTCTTGATGTTGCCTCCTCAAAACCAAGTATTGGCAGATATGAAAATTCAAGTCAAGATGCATGTAGAGTGCGTAGGGGGATATTCAATTCTTCAACAGTGATGGTGGATAAAACTAGACAGGTTCCTATATCTCCGGCTAGATCTGTGAACATTGAAAATGACAGCATGTGTGAAAGCTCTTCGAGGACCTCATGCAAAAGTAAGGATGGCTCTAGAGGCAATAATACTCGATCCAAAGATTCTTCTGTTTTCATTGAGCTAAATAATAGACTGGTTGATTCTTCAGCCCCTGAGGCACAGTCTGACGATTCTAAAGCATTCCTGAAGGAGAAATCTCAAGGTTCAAAGAGGAAAGGAGATCTTGAATTTGAGATGCAGCTTGAGATGGCTCTTGCTGCAACTGCTGCTGGGACTACTGACAATAGCACGTCATCAGATGTGAAAAACATCAATTGTAGTTTATCTAGTGAGTCTTCAGCTCTTAAAAGAttaagaagaaataaaaataaagaatctCCTTCTTCCTCCACGGGAATATCTATAGCTGTAGGAGCGGGCAAAGTAGGGTCTCCACTACATTGGGCGGAAGTATTCTGCACTGGCGAGATGTCGACAGGAAAGTGGGTTCATGTTGATGCTGTCAACGCAATTATAGATGGAGAGCAGAGGATcgaagctgctgctgctgcatgCAAAACATCTTTGAGATATGTTGTCGCTTTCGCTGGCCGTGGAGCTAAAGATGTGACCCGCAG GTACTGTATGCAATGGTACAAGATAGCATCACAACGGATTAATTCAACTTGGTGGGATGCAGTATTGGCACCATTGAGGGAGGTTGAGTCCAGGGAAACTGGAGGTGTAATCCATGTGGAGAAAAACCATGTTGACACATCAGATGCACATAG GAATTATCTTGAAGATATGGAGTTGGAAATTAGAGCACTCACTGAGCCTCTTCCGACAAATATGCAG GCCTACAGAAATCATCAGTTGTATGCAGTTGAAAAATGgcttacaaaacatcaaatactcCATCCGAAGGGTCcaattttgggtttttgttcCAGTCATCCAGTTTACCCTCGGGATTGTGTTCAAACACTTAGGACCAAACAGAGATGGCTGCGGGAAGGGCTGCGGGTTAAAGCTGAGGAAGTGCCAGCCAAG GTGTTAAAACATTCTGCCAAGCTTAAAAAAGTACAGTTATCAGAGGATGATGGTTATGGTGAAGTTGATTCTAAAGGAATTGTTGAACTTTATGGGAAGTGGCAACTAGAACCATTGATTCTACCCCATGCTGTGAATGGGATTGTGCCAAag AATGAGTATGGTGATGTCGAGGTGTGGTCAGAGAAATGTCTTCCCCCAGGGACTGTGCATGTGAGGTTGCCTAGGGCATTTTCTGTTGCCAAAAAGCTGGGAGTTGATTACGCACCTGCCATGGTTGGTTTCGAATTTAGGAACGGCCGCTGTATACCTGTTTTTGATGGTATTGTGGTGTGTGCTGAGTTCAAGGATGCAATATTGGAG GCATTTGccggagaagaagagagaagagaggccgaagaaaagaaaagaaatgaagcAAAAGCCATCTCTAGGTGGTATCAACTTCTTTCGTCAGTTGTAACTCGGCAAAGATTGAACAAccgctatggagagaattcATCATCACAAATGCCTAGCAATATCCAGAAAGTGAACATGGAATCAAATTCACCGGTTGGTGGCCAGCATGACGCGCACTCTCTGGACTGCCAGAATGAAGgcagaaacaaaaggaaatcgAGTAATCCATCTGTGGCAGTTGTAGAAGACCATGAACATGTATTTTGGATGGAAGAACAGAGTTCTGGTGAAAGCAATTCAGTCAGTATAAAACGCTGTAGTTGTGGATTTTCTGTCCAAGTGGAGGAATTATGA
- the LOC119995300 gene encoding psbQ-like protein 3, chloroplastic codes for MAMRALVPTHPLPPPPHLCPPFSCHLKSSLQMPQKVLHHSISRRVVTIVAMATALLAKEAILSKKIANAFDFRLVAPDQTSEEAESVVRSHAEDLLSIKDLLEAESWKELQKALRISSSNLKRDIYTIIQAKPGSQRPQLRKLYYTLFDNVTKLDYAARDRDAAVVRQCYGNIVETLGNILSRI; via the exons ATGGCAATGAGAGCACTGGTTCCCACGCATCctctaccaccaccaccacatctTTGCCCTCCATTCTCTTGCCATCTTAAATCCTCCTTGCAGATGCCTCAAAAGGTTCTCCACCATAGCATCAGCAGAAGAGTAGTAACTATAGTGGCAATGGCAACAGCTCTGTTGGCAAAAGAAGCAATTTTAAGCAAAAAAATTGCGAATGCATTTGACTTCAGATTGGTAGCTCCTGATCAGACATCTGAAGAGGCAGAGAGTGTAGTACGGAGTCATGCCGAAGATTTGTTAAGCATCAAAGATTTGTTAGAGGCAGAGTCTTGGAAGGAACTGCAGAAGGCACTGCGAATAAGCTCTTCAAACTTGAAGCGGGATATCTATACCATTATCCAAGCCAAACCTGGAAGTCAGAGGCCTCAACTGAGGAAGCTTTATTACACTCTCTTCGACAATGTCACTAAA CTAGATTATGCAGCAAGGGATAGGGATGCAGCAGTTGTGCGGCAGTGCTACGGAAACATTGTTGAGACCCTTGGCAACATTTTGTCTAGAATATAA
- the LOC119992201 gene encoding THO complex subunit 4D-like, with amino-acid sequence MATSVDMSLDDLIKSNRERVRGRNRGGGGRGRGHGPSGYLRGERMTGPVRRGPLAVNARPSSYMIAKPARRTRRFPWQHDLFEDSLRAAGIAGVEVGTKLNVSNLDSGVSNEDIRELFAEIGDLERYAIHYDKNGRPGGSAEVVYTRRSDAFAALKRYNNVLLDGKPMKLEVVGANVEIPVSARVNVTGENGRRKRTVVMTPGAGLNGGGSSINRGSGQNRRWAMRNGRGRGAMGNGRGHGAMGNGRGHGAMGNGRGRGRGAARGWGHGWVRGHGRGRKQPFDQSADDLNDDLEKYHAEAMQT; translated from the exons ATGGCCACATCTGTTGATATGTCTCTTGATGATCTTATAAAAAGTAATAGGGAGAGAGTAAGAGGACGGAATAGGGGTGGTGGTGGCCGTGGCCGTGGCCACGGACCAAGTGGCTACTTACGTGGTGAAAGAATGACTGGGCCTGTTCGAAGAGGTCCTCTTGCAGTGAATGCTCGTCCATCATCCTACATGATTGCCAAG CCTGCTCGCAGAACCAGGAGATTTCCGTGGCAGCATGATTTGTTTGAAGATAGCCTAAGAGCTGCAGGGATAGCTGGAGTTGAAGTTGGCACAAAGCTAAATGTTTCCAATTTGGACTCTGGTGTATCCAATGAAGATATAAGG GAACTTTTTGCTGAGATTGGGGATCTGGAACGTTATGCTATTCATTATGACAAAAATGGTCGCCCTGGT GGCTCTGCTGAGGTGGTATATACTAGACGAAGTGATGCCTTTGCAGCTCTTAAGCGATACAACAATGTTTTGCTTGATGGAAAGCCTATGAAGCTTGAAGTTGTAGGCGCCAATGTGGAAATTCCTGTTTCAGCTCGTGTGAATGTAACCGGAGAAAATGGAAGGAGGAAGAGAACGGTTGTTATGAC GCCTGGAGCAGGTCTAAACGGGGGTGGCTCTTCCATAAACCGTGGTTCTGG CCAAAACCGTCGTTGGGCAATGAGGAATGGCCGTGGCCGTGGGGCTATGGGGAATGGCCGTGGCCATGGGGCAATGGGGAATGGCCGTGGCCATGGGGCAATGGGGAATGGCCGTGGCCGTGGCCGTGGTGCAGCACGGGGTTGGGGCCATGGCTGGGTAAGGGGCCATGGCCGTGGGAGGAAGCAACCTTTTGACCAGTCTGCTGATGATCTTAACGACGACTTAGAGAAGTATCATGCTGAAGCCATGCAGACTTAG